Genomic DNA from Desulfurispira natronophila:
CAGCGCTACTCTCCATGCTCACATGGCCGCCTAGTCGCTGTTCGATAATGCTTTTAACTGTGTAGAGACCCAAACCAGTTCCCGGGGCACGGAATTTGGTAGTCGTGTAGGGCTCAAAGACCTTTTCCTTCATGGCAGGGTCAATGCCACCCGCATTGTCCATTACTTCAATAATTACTTCCCGATTCCCTCGCCGCAAAGCTTGCATCCTCAGTATTTTATTGGACTCCAGGTCCGGATCACGCCGAAAGGCGTCAATGGTATTGTTGACTATTGAAAGTAGCGAATGCTTCAGCTCGCTTTCATAACCTATATACGTAACATCGTCTTCTACAGACTGTGTAAACTCGACCTCGAGCTCATCTAAATGGGGCTGAACGACCTGAATCACATCAGTAAAAACTTTTTTCATATTTATTTGGCGAGGAGAACGTTCACTTTTGAAAAAAGTACTAAACTCGGTGATCGTATTACTCAGCTTTTGCAAGCTGTTATGGCTTTCCTCCATATAGGCTTTTGCTATATCCCGAGCCTCTCCCGTCAGTCCTGTTCGTGTGTCCTCCACAACTTCTGCTACGCTTTCCAATTGCAAGCTCAAATTATTGAGTGGCTGTCGCCACTGGTGAGCGATATTAATTAATATCTCCGAAGCGGTGGTATATTTTGATTGAGCGATATTCATGCGGTAGAGCGTATCCACTTCCTCCACAATAAGTTTTTTGGCGGTATATGAGGTCAAAGCCAATGAGATTACAATCACCAGTAAAAAATAGAGAATGCTTTGCCACAGCATTTGATTTGCCCGCGCCTGCAATTCTGAGGCATTCACTTCCATTACAATGCTCATGCCATCTTTGAAGCGTTGATGCACCACATAGCGTAAACCATCATCATCTTTCAGGGTAACGACCCCATAGTCGCCCTCCAGCACATCACTAATCCCGCGGCTATCAATAGGCTTGCCGATTTCACTGGCCGCCATAGGATGCTGGGCAATAAGTGTATTGTGGATATCAGCGATAAAAAGTGTAGAGTTAAGGAAATCAAAACGGTCGAGAATAATCTCATTAAACCAGTTCAAGGCGATTCCGGCCATGAGCATGCCTGAAACATCCCCTGAGTCGTCGCGTATTGGATGTGCAGCAGGAAATATAGGTTTGTTGTGACTTGAGGAAACGACTGCGCTTCCAGTAGCAAATGCATCCTGCTCAAGTGAGATATCAAATGTTTTGCGGGCTTCGGGAGAAACCTGCCTCATTCCTTCCATAGCAGTACACACTAACTGGCCATCAGTATCGGCAACCGCAACATTCACATACTTCTCTGATATTCCCAGAAAGTCGAGCAGGTACGTACGACACTGTTGTGCCTTATCCAATTTTCGCACTTGATTGGCACTGGCAACAAGATACATCTCTCGCTCTACCGCACTGAGCATATCGGCGTGTTCACGGGCCAGGTCAGCGATAGTGCTACTGGCGTTTGCTATTAGCTGCTCTTCTGTCATAGAGTGAATTTGGAAATTTTTATAGAAATCGTAGATGATAAAAGGCAAAAAGGCTACCAGCAAAACCAGCGCCAGGCGCAATCGGTAAGATCTGGTACTGTGCTTGATGAGAAAACCCATAATACGCCCCATTCGCTGAATTGCAAAACGCATCTAAAGTGTTGCATAGTTTGCGTCTACGAATATCAGTGTAGCCACGAGCATTTACACTGACAGTTTTCTCCAGCATGTGCACAAGGCGGCTATCGCCAAGACACATCCGAATTTCTCCTCATAATAACACAATTAGCCACAAGATACACTTTATCTCTTACTATTGCCGCTGCTGCTGGAGTCGCTGAAGATTTGCCCGTGTTTACCGATAAGAAAAAACACAGCGAGTAATAGCTTAACTCCGTAGCAGCTCATAAAAGAATTCCACATATGGGTAAGGGTTACCTCTTCAAACGCTTATAAAAACAGCACTCCTCGATAGCTGCATTAAAAAGCCCCTGGCAGAGCTTACTGCCAGGGGCTTTTTATCAGTTAAAGATAGGGGTATTCGGGAGTACCATTCACATAAGTGATTGAATACCCAAGCGTGCTGCCTCCATCAAGCTTTCCGCACCTGGGAACACCACCAGTGTCATTCCACCGATCCCCCCCCAGATAACAGCTACGGCAGCCACCGCTGCGCCGTACTTGGCGTATGCGGGAACGCTGACCTCGAAGCTGTCTTCAGAGGTGCGGAAGTACATGGCGATTATGATACGCAGGTAGTAGTAGAGGGAAATAATGCTGTTAATTATCCCGATTACTGCCAGCGATACAAATCCTGCCTCAACGGCACTGCTGAAGAGGTAGAACTTCCCAAAGAAGCCGATCAATGGCGGCAGGCCGATAAATGAAAGCATAAACAGCGAAATGACGGCGGCTATCAGGGGGTGCTTGGCAGCCATGCCATTGAAGTCGCTGAAGTTTACCCGCTTATCACCTTTGCCACTCACGTAACTGAGGGCAGCAAAGAGGCCCAGGGTGCTAACGGCGTATGAAACCAGATAGAAGAGTATAGCCGGTGCCGCTGATGCCGAGGCTCCCAGGGCAGTCATGCCGATGAGCAGGTAGCCAGTGTGGACGATACCAGAGGCAGCGACCATGCGTTTGACATTGTTCTGGGCAATAGCCAGCAGGTTACCGGCAAACATAGTAAATATGGCCGCCCAGTACATGGGAGTTACCCAGACATCTTCAATAGCCATGAAGTTCACCAGGAACAGGCGCAGGACAATAGCAAAGATAGCTGCCTTCACTGCCGCTGCCATGAAGCCTGTTACCGGATAGGGAGCTCCAGAGTAGACATCAGGCGACCAGGCGTGAAACGGGAAAGCTGCCAGCTTGAAGAAGATGGCAATCAGCAACAGGGTCAAGCCAGCAATATATACGGGCATGTGCACTTCGCCAGCCTGCAGGGAAGCTGATATACTGGAGAGGATAGTTGAGCCAGTTGCGCCGTAGATAAAGGCGGTACCCATGACGAAGAATGCGCCGGCAAATGCTCCCAGCACGATATACTTCAAAGTGGCTTCGGATGCCCGGTTATCAGACCGATTGAAGCTTATCAGTACGTAGATGGACATGGACATCACTTCCAGAGCGATGAACATGGTGATAATTTCACCTGCCATGGCCATAACAATGATTCCAAAGATGGCAAAAAGCATCAGAGCATCAAATTCCGGCCGGTGAAATGTATTCTCCTCAAAGTACGAAGAGCATGTCAACGTAGTAAATAGACCACAGGTAATAGCAAGCAGGATGATAAATCCAGAGAAGGTGTCGGCGACTAGCATCCCGTTAAAGAGGCCACCTTCTGTGCCATAGCTATATACCTGTCCCATCTGGAGCAGCTGGATAATACCAGCTGCCGCCAGAATCACCAGGGTCATGGTGGAGGATCCCCGTAGGCCGATCTTGGAGGTTCCGGCAATCATCATTACCGTTGCGCCCAGACCTACGATTATTCCTGGCAGCAGCAGGTGCAGGTTATCGGTTATCATGATTCACTCCCCCGTCATTTCTCACTTCAGCAACCACCGCCTGTGACTGCCGCTCAATAATCTCGATGTAATTTTCCACAGTGGGTTCAATCTTCTCAATAAATGGTTTTGGATAGACGCCCATGAAGATAATCAGCACAACAATAGGTGCCAGACCTATTATTTCCCGGGGATTAAGATCCTTGAACTCCTCGGTAAGCTGGTTCGTTTTCTGGAAAATGACTCGCTGGTACATCCACAAAATGTAGCTGACACCGACCAGAACGGTTGTAGCGGCGACAACACCCAGCCATACATTGTACTTGAAAGTACCCAGGATGATGAGGAATTCACCAATAAAGCCATTGGTGCCGGGCAAACCAACACTGGCTAGCATGGCAATAGCAAAGAAAGTGGCGTAAATAGGCGCCACCTTGGCGATCCCACCCAGAGAGTCTATTTCACGAGTACCCAGGCGCTCCTCCAGTAAACCTACCAGCAAAAAGAGCATGCCGGTAGCCATAGCGTGGGCTACGATCTGATAGACACTGCCCACCATGGCCTGGGTGTTCATGGCAAAGATACCTACAGCTATCAGACCCAAGTGAGAAGCTGAAGAGTAGGCCAGCATGCGCTTGGCATCCTTTTGCTGAATGGCAGCTATACCACAGTAAACCATACCGATTAGCCCCAGTATAAGCAGTGGCGTGGCGTACATGATGAACTCGTTAGGGTAAACGGGGAGTATGAAACGAATAACCGCATATACCCCGATCTTGGCCATAACGGCTGAAAGTACAAAGGTCGCAGCTGTAGGTGCCTCGGTATAAGCATCAGGCAACCAGGTGTGTAATGGAAAGAGCGGAATTTTGATGGCAAAAGCCAGCATAAAGGCGGCGAAAATCCAGAAGGCCGTACTTCCGCTCAGGGTCACTTGAGTAAGATCAGCCAGAGCAAAGCTCCACTCTCCGAATTGATTGTAGTAGCTGACCGCCAGGGCGAGTATAGCCACAAACATCAGCAGCGAGCCTGCCATAGTGTAGATAGTAATCTTGACAGTGGCAGCAATACGATCCTTACCTCCGTAGAGACCCATCATAAAGAAGATAGGAATCAGCATCAGCTCCCAGAAAACATAGAAGAGAATCAGGTCGGCTGCTGCAACCGCACCAACCATAGCGCCTTGCACCAGCAGCAAGTTAGCCCAAAACCCCTTGCTCTTGCCTTCCCACTGCAGCAGGAAAGCCACCGGGAAGAGCACGGCAATGACCATGATGATCATCAAGCTGATGCCATCAACACCAAGGCTGTAGAAGATGCCGTAGTCGCTGATCCAGCGGTAATGTTCAGTAAATTCGAGTGATCCTGTCCCCTGAAACTGACCAAAAAGCATCAGGCCCAGGAGTAACTGGACGAGAACCACGACCAGCCCCAGCGTCCGGGCGGCGCTGACAGCCATAGGGGCTGCCAGCAATAAAAAGCCGGCGACGATGGGGAGAAATATCATGATGGATAGCAAAGAATTAAGCATTCTGTCCTTCCCCCTTTAGACCTGCAAGAGCATGTACAGGCTGATGATCGATATGCCGACAACCATGTAGAGTGCATAGAATCGTAATTTGCCAACCTGGGTAACCGCAAAAATGGAGCCGGCCATCTGGTAGACAAGGCGGCTACCCCGTACCAGAGCGTCAATGACGGTGTTGTCAAAGAACTTCCAGCAAACGGTACTCAGGGCCTTGAGAGGCCGCACGAAGAAGGCGTCAAAGGCTTCATCTACATAGAACTTGTTGTAGACCAGGTTACGCCAACCATGAGAAACAGCTGCCGGCTGAGCTCCGTGGAAGAACAGCTTGTAGGCAATGGCAATACCCAGAGCCGCAATACCCACATTCAGGGCCATCAAGCCATACTCCACCGCTGCTGAGGGGTGAGAGAAGTAGACCGCTGGAGCCGACTCACCAATCCAGGTACCAAACCAGGCATTACCGCCCAGAACCTTGGGAATGCCAAGCCAACCTGCACCAATAGCACCGACAGACAGAATCATCAGCGGGCCGGTCATGGTGATGGGAGCCTCGTGAGCATGGTCGTAAATATACTGGTCACGTGGCGTTCCATGGAAGGTAAGGAAGAACATGCGGAACATGTAGTACGCCGTCAACCCAGCAGTTATCACTGAAAGAAGCCAGATGCCGTAATGCCCGTGCGAGAAGGCGGTAACCAGTATTTCGTCCTTACTGAAGAACCCGGCAAAAGGTGGTATGCCGGCTATGGCAATACAGGCTATAAACATAGTGATATAGGTAATGGGCATTTTGTTTTTCAGCCCGCCCATCTTCCAAACGTTCTGTTGATGGTGCAAGGCGTGGATAACAGCACCAGCACCGAGGAAGAGCAGAGCCTTAAAGAAAGCGTGGGTAAAGACATGGAAAATACCAGCTGAGTAGGCACCCAGTCCGACACCTATGAACATGTAACCCAACTGACTGACAGTGGAATAGGCCAAAATCTTTTTGATATCCACTTGTTGCGTTGCGATGACGGCCGCAAGCAAAGCTGTCAGGATACCGATCCAGGCTATAAGCAAACCAACATCTGGGACAGAGGTGTAGATGAAGCTAAAGCGAGCCACCATGTATACCCCTGCTGTTACCATGGTAGCAGCGTGGATCAAAGCTGAAACGGGCGTAGGACCGGCCATGGCATCAGGCAACCAGACGTAAAGGGGGATCTGGGCTGATTTACCGGTAGCACCAACAAACAGTAACACAGCAATGGCTGTAGCCAGACCAATACCCAGCATATCAGAGTTTTCCTGCAGAGACAGGAAATCAAAACCACCAGCGCCAATAGCCCAGAACAGAAGAGCCATGCCGATAAGGAAACCAAAGTCACCTACGCGGTTTACGATAAATGCCTTGTTTCCTGCAATAACGTTTGCTTTGTCGCTGTAGTAGAAGCTAATGAGCAGGTATGAGCACAGCCCAACGCCTTCCCAGCCAACAAAGAGCAGAACCGGGTTATCTGCCAACACCAGTATTAGCATGCAGCCCAGGAAGAGGTTCAGATAGGCAAAAAACTTACCAAATCCCTCGTCCCCAGACATATAGCCAGCAGAATAGATATGGATGAGAGTTCCAATGAAGGTGATGAACAAAATCATCATTCCCGACAGGGTATCACCCAGAAACCCGACATTAAGTAGAAGTGTACCTACAGCCATCCATTCGAAAGCGGTGTAGGTCAAGACCCGTCCGTCGGCAGGCATACCCATAAGCTGCATGAAAACCACGGCAGCTGCAACAAAACTTGCCGCTGGCCCCGCAACAGCCAGGATAGCGTAGAGTGCATCTGGCAGACGTTTGCCATTACACGTCGCCATGTATAAAAGACCGATAACCAGCGATCCCACCAGTGGGAAGAGCGGTATCAATCCCAGCAATACTGCTTCACTTTGCATATGCTTCCCTTTCCTGTTTCGTATTCAGGTCAACCCCGCAGGATGCGGAAAAAATCCGTATCCAGGGAGCCCCTGTTGCGGAATATCAAAACGACAACGGCAAGAGCCAGGGCAGCTTCCGCTGCAGCGACTGCCATAACCATGACAGCCAAAATATGACCCTCCATGCCTTCCCAGAAACGACTGTAAGAAACAAAGGCGAGATTGCCGGCATTGAGCATAAGTTCTACAGACATGAAGACTGTAAAGACGTTGCGCCGTGCCATAACCCCCAGTACGCCAAGCAAAAAGAGGATAATACTGAGAGCCAGATACGCCTGAACACCAATAAACATATTATATCCTCCTCTTGGCCAGTACTACGGCGCCAACGAGAGCAACCAATAGCAGGGCGGAAACTACTTCAAAAGGGAAAATCCAGTCGTAGTAGAGCATAAGACCGAATTCCTTGGCTCCGCCAAATCCACCACCGACAATTTCGGTTCCCACATAGGGAAGTGAAAACACAACCTTGAGCAGGAACCAGGCTACTGGCAAGAGCAGTACGCCTCCGAGAATCATCAAGGGAATACGATTTTTTTCTGCCGGTAAATCGTCTTCGGTAACGTTAAGAAACATTATGATAAAGACAATCAGCGACATAATGGCGCCGGCGTAAACAATAATCTGAAAGGCAAAAAGCAATTTCGCCGACAACATAGCATAGAGCCCGGCAATAGAAAGCAGCGTCAGAATAAAACTTACCGCGCAGTTTATGGGATGCCGGAAGAGTATTAGCCCGACAGCGCCGGCTATGGAAAGTGTGGCAAAAACGAGAAACAGCAGAATGGATACAATTTCCATTATTCCTCCTCCTTGGCATGGTCCTTAAAAGCGCCGGGAGTACGCATCAGCTCTTCCTTACTGATAAGCATGTCTTCCCGGTTGTCTGTGACCACTGAGAAGATTCCGGTATCCATGCGAATAGCATCCACAGGACATGCTTCAACACAAAACCCACAGTAGACGCACTCGATAAGGTCAATATCAAAACGCTCAGGCATCTTTTCCGTTACACCATCTTCTCGCTCTGTCGCCTCAATAAAGATGCACTTGGCGGGACAGTTGGTGGCACACATAAAGCAGGCGACGCACTTTACAGTTCCGTCCTCTCTGGTCGTCAGACGGTGTCTGCCGCGCCACCGCTGGGGAATATCCACCTTTTGATCGGGATAATCGCGTACGATTATATTGGATGTGTCGTGAAAGTTGCGCAGGAAATGCCCCAAGGTTAGCCCCATCCCCTTGATGATTTCAGGGAGGTAGAGCTTTTCCATCAGGCTTAGCCCAGCTCTTTCAACGGTTCGTACTTTTGCTGCCATAATCATTTACCTCTTTTGTTCCTATTGCAGGCTCAGAACCACTACGGCGGTGACCAGAATATTGACCAGCGCTATAGGGAGCAGAACCTTCCAGCAAAGCATCTGCAGTGTGTCATAGCGGAAGCGGGGAAGAGTCCATCGGATCCATACGTACAGGAAGCCGACAAGGAATACCTTCATAATAAAGACCACAATCTGAATTATCATGGTAAGGATCTGTGCTCCCATTTCTCCCAGCCCACCGGAGAGAGCCAGCAGCAATACCAGATTGATGACAACCGCCAGAGCGATAAATACTACTGTCAGAACATTGGCTTCCCGGACCCTGGGATCATTTGGCCGATCATAGTGACTGCGACTGTTTTTGCGCATCCACAGAATGAACATGCCAAAGAACAGTGGCACGAGTACCAGCAGGGTCTGGGCTACCAGTGTAGCGTTTTCCCGCAAGGTTTCGGTGTTGAGCCAGGGAATGTGGTAGCCGCCCAGGTAAAGAGTAACGATAATGGCGCTGGAAACAAACATCGCCACGTATTCACCCATAAAAAACAGGGCAAACTTCATTGAGCTGTATTCTGTGAAGTAACCGGCAACAATCTCGCTCTCACCTTCAGCAATGTCAAAAGGTGTCCGGTTCGCCTCGGCTACAGCAGTTATAAAGAAAAGAACAAAACCAACGGGCTGAAGAATAATACCCCAAGCAGGTATGAAGCCCCACAGCAGCTCACCCTGGTAGCGCACCATATCTCCAAGATGAATGGAGCCGTAGACACCAAGCAGAGCAATGACCGCCAGTGCCAGTGGTATTTCAAAACTCACCACCTGTGCAGTAGCTCGCAGGCCACCGAGCATTGAGAATTTGTTGTGGGATGACCAACCAGCGATAATTACGCCGTAAACAGCAAAACCGGCAATCCCCAAAAACCACAGGATACCCACATCAGTAGGAATACCTTGCATCATGTAAGTGGTTTCACCAATAGTTATATCATCAGCAAAGGGAATGACGGCAAAGGTGAGTAGAGCGACACAGAAGACCAGGGCCGGTGCCACCATAAAGTAAATTTTGTTCTTTATGTGGCTGGGAGTAAGATCCTCCTTGAAGATTAGCTTGACGGCATCAGCCACTGGCTGCACCAACCCTCCCAGGGTAAAGCCACCAACATTGGCCCGGTTTGGACCTATGCGATCCTGGATAAAAGAGGCGCCGCGTCGCTCCATCCAGACAAAGATGACAATAAACGTCAAGGGTACAAAAATGGCAAATGCTACGCGCAGCACTACCATCAGGATGTCAATACCGGTCATACATGTGCCTCCTTCTTCTCAAGAGCTACACCCGTGTCCGGGAGGTCGTCCCAGGAGACTTCAGCCAGGGCAGCTACTTTGGCTGACAGTTCCTGACGCAGAACTTGCAGCTCGCTGTTCCAGGCATCTGATGCCAGCTGGGCCAGGGTTACTTGTGCCGGAGCAGCCGTGTTGTCGTTTGTCACGGCTTTCTCGATGTGCTGCAGAATGCCATCGCAATTGACAAGAGCCCCAGAGTACTCGCTGTATGATGCACAGGGTATAGTGATGTCTGCCAGACGACTTGCTCCTCCGGAATGGGAGTCCACGGCTATGACCGTTTTTTCATCAAGCAAAGTCGTAATTTCGTCAGCCTGCTCAACACTCAGACCATCCAGAATGTCATTGCCAAGCAACAGGACAACAGCGCTTTCCCTCAGGTAACGGGTAAAGTGAGCCTTATCCTGGGAAATTTCCAGCAACTCCAGTGAGCGTCTATTTGCCGCTTTATCGTCTCGAATCAGGTAATCGTCGCCATCACCGACCTGCACCTGATTCGCACTGTATCCATTAATCTTGCCGCCATAGTGCTCTGCCAGTTTTTTGGCACTGTAGAGCTGCTCCGTCGTCCAGTTTGGATCTACCACTACCAGCAAGTTGCCGCTTGATCCCTCTATGCTGGAACGAGCAGACTGTATGGCATTAACAGTATCTTCAGGAATCCCATTTACTGTGGCGCGGGTCATGCGATTTTCATTTTCTCGACGGTAACTTAATCGCCCTTCATCACAGATGAAGTGTCCGTTGACCAGGTCATTGACCCGAGGTCGGAAACGGTAAACCTTGTCGCGCTTGTACTTCTCCTGGTTATGATCTACATAGATACTGCACCCTTTAGCACAGCCGTGACAAACACTTTTGGCTGTCTTCAGGTACCAAACCCGCTGCTTGAAACGAAAATCCTTGCTGGTCATGGCACCCACGGGGCAGATATCGATAATATTCATGGCATAACGATTGTCCACTGGCTTACCGGGGAACGTGGTTACCCGGGCCAGCTCACTGCGGTTGGTGATGCCCAGCTCAGCCGTTCCAGTCACCTGGCGCAGGAAGCGTACGCAACGTGCACAAAGCACGCAACGCTCCTGATCGTGCACAATATTACAAC
This window encodes:
- a CDS encoding NADH-quinone oxidoreductase subunit J family protein, with the translated sequence MEIVSILLFLVFATLSIAGAVGLILFRHPINCAVSFILTLLSIAGLYAMLSAKLLFAFQIIVYAGAIMSLIVFIIMFLNVTEDDLPAEKNRIPLMILGGVLLLPVAWFLLKVVFSLPYVGTEIVGGGFGGAKEFGLMLYYDWIFPFEVVSALLLVALVGAVVLAKRRI
- a CDS encoding complex I subunit 4 family protein codes for the protein MIFLPIVAGFLLLAAPMAVSAARTLGLVVVLVQLLLGLMLFGQFQGTGSLEFTEHYRWISDYGIFYSLGVDGISLMIIMVIAVLFPVAFLLQWEGKSKGFWANLLLVQGAMVGAVAAADLILFYVFWELMLIPIFFMMGLYGGKDRIAATVKITIYTMAGSLLMFVAILALAVSYYNQFGEWSFALADLTQVTLSGSTAFWIFAAFMLAFAIKIPLFPLHTWLPDAYTEAPTAATFVLSAVMAKIGVYAVIRFILPVYPNEFIMYATPLLILGLIGMVYCGIAAIQQKDAKRMLAYSSASHLGLIAVGIFAMNTQAMVGSVYQIVAHAMATGMLFLLVGLLEERLGTREIDSLGGIAKVAPIYATFFAIAMLASVGLPGTNGFIGEFLIILGTFKYNVWLGVVAATTVLVGVSYILWMYQRVIFQKTNQLTEEFKDLNPREIIGLAPIVVLIIFMGVYPKPFIEKIEPTVENYIEIIERQSQAVVAEVRNDGGVNHDNR
- a CDS encoding complex I subunit 1/NuoH family protein, producing MTGIDILMVVLRVAFAIFVPLTFIVIFVWMERRGASFIQDRIGPNRANVGGFTLGGLVQPVADAVKLIFKEDLTPSHIKNKIYFMVAPALVFCVALLTFAVIPFADDITIGETTYMMQGIPTDVGILWFLGIAGFAVYGVIIAGWSSHNKFSMLGGLRATAQVVSFEIPLALAVIALLGVYGSIHLGDMVRYQGELLWGFIPAWGIILQPVGFVLFFITAVAEANRTPFDIAEGESEIVAGYFTEYSSMKFALFFMGEYVAMFVSSAIIVTLYLGGYHIPWLNTETLRENATLVAQTLLVLVPLFFGMFILWMRKNSRSHYDRPNDPRVREANVLTVVFIALAVVINLVLLLALSGGLGEMGAQILTMIIQIVVFIMKVFLVGFLYVWIRWTLPRFRYDTLQMLCWKVLLPIALVNILVTAVVVLSLQ
- a CDS encoding sensor histidine kinase codes for the protein MRFAIQRMGRIMGFLIKHSTRSYRLRLALVLLVAFLPFIIYDFYKNFQIHSMTEEQLIANASSTIADLAREHADMLSAVEREMYLVASANQVRKLDKAQQCRTYLLDFLGISEKYVNVAVADTDGQLVCTAMEGMRQVSPEARKTFDISLEQDAFATGSAVVSSSHNKPIFPAAHPIRDDSGDVSGMLMAGIALNWFNEIILDRFDFLNSTLFIADIHNTLIAQHPMAASEIGKPIDSRGISDVLEGDYGVVTLKDDDGLRYVVHQRFKDGMSIVMEVNASELQARANQMLWQSILYFLLVIVISLALTSYTAKKLIVEEVDTLYRMNIAQSKYTTASEILINIAHQWRQPLNNLSLQLESVAEVVEDTRTGLTGEARDIAKAYMEESHNSLQKLSNTITEFSTFFKSERSPRQINMKKVFTDVIQVVQPHLDELEVEFTQSVEDDVTYIGYESELKHSLLSIVNNTIDAFRRDPDLESNKILRMQALRRGNREVIIEVMDNAGGIDPAMKEKVFEPYTTTKFRAPGTGLGLYTVKSIIEQRLGGHVSMESSAGETRVYVVLPMTKK
- a CDS encoding 2Fe-2S iron-sulfur cluster-binding protein, with amino-acid sequence MAKMVTIKVDGQSVEVEEGVNLIAALDAAGIHIPHFCYHPALGFDGNCRLCLIEVEGGRGPQIACNTPAQDGMEIYLSRESSMALRRNTLEFTLINHPLDCPICDQAGECKLQDYYMELGPYQSRMDASKKVDKGKKFDFGCNIVHDQERCVLCARCVRFLRQVTGTAELGITNRSELARVTTFPGKPVDNRYAMNIIDICPVGAMTSKDFRFKQRVWYLKTAKSVCHGCAKGCSIYVDHNQEKYKRDKVYRFRPRVNDLVNGHFICDEGRLSYRRENENRMTRATVNGIPEDTVNAIQSARSSIEGSSGNLLVVVDPNWTTEQLYSAKKLAEHYGGKINGYSANQVQVGDGDDYLIRDDKAANRRSLELLEISQDKAHFTRYLRESAVVLLLGNDILDGLSVEQADEITTLLDEKTVIAVDSHSGGASRLADITIPCASYSEYSGALVNCDGILQHIEKAVTNDNTAAPAQVTLAQLASDAWNSELQVLRQELSAKVAALAEVSWDDLPDTGVALEKKEAHV
- the nuoL gene encoding NADH-quinone oxidoreductase subunit L, yielding MQSEAVLLGLIPLFPLVGSLVIGLLYMATCNGKRLPDALYAILAVAGPAASFVAAAVVFMQLMGMPADGRVLTYTAFEWMAVGTLLLNVGFLGDTLSGMMILFITFIGTLIHIYSAGYMSGDEGFGKFFAYLNLFLGCMLILVLADNPVLLFVGWEGVGLCSYLLISFYYSDKANVIAGNKAFIVNRVGDFGFLIGMALLFWAIGAGGFDFLSLQENSDMLGIGLATAIAVLLFVGATGKSAQIPLYVWLPDAMAGPTPVSALIHAATMVTAGVYMVARFSFIYTSVPDVGLLIAWIGILTALLAAVIATQQVDIKKILAYSTVSQLGYMFIGVGLGAYSAGIFHVFTHAFFKALLFLGAGAVIHALHHQQNVWKMGGLKNKMPITYITMFIACIAIAGIPPFAGFFSKDEILVTAFSHGHYGIWLLSVITAGLTAYYMFRMFFLTFHGTPRDQYIYDHAHEAPITMTGPLMILSVGAIGAGWLGIPKVLGGNAWFGTWIGESAPAVYFSHPSAAVEYGLMALNVGIAALGIAIAYKLFFHGAQPAAVSHGWRNLVYNKFYVDEAFDAFFVRPLKALSTVCWKFFDNTVIDALVRGSRLVYQMAGSIFAVTQVGKLRFYALYMVVGISIISLYMLLQV
- a CDS encoding NuoI/complex I 23 kDa subunit family protein; translated protein: MAAKVRTVERAGLSLMEKLYLPEIIKGMGLTLGHFLRNFHDTSNIIVRDYPDQKVDIPQRWRGRHRLTTREDGTVKCVACFMCATNCPAKCIFIEATEREDGVTEKMPERFDIDLIECVYCGFCVEACPVDAIRMDTGIFSVVTDNREDMLISKEELMRTPGAFKDHAKEEE
- a CDS encoding NADH-quinone oxidoreductase subunit N, which produces MITDNLHLLLPGIIVGLGATVMMIAGTSKIGLRGSSTMTLVILAAAGIIQLLQMGQVYSYGTEGGLFNGMLVADTFSGFIILLAITCGLFTTLTCSSYFEENTFHRPEFDALMLFAIFGIIVMAMAGEIITMFIALEVMSMSIYVLISFNRSDNRASEATLKYIVLGAFAGAFFVMGTAFIYGATGSTILSSISASLQAGEVHMPVYIAGLTLLLIAIFFKLAAFPFHAWSPDVYSGAPYPVTGFMAAAVKAAIFAIVLRLFLVNFMAIEDVWVTPMYWAAIFTMFAGNLLAIAQNNVKRMVAASGIVHTGYLLIGMTALGASASAAPAILFYLVSYAVSTLGLFAALSYVSGKGDKRVNFSDFNGMAAKHPLIAAVISLFMLSFIGLPPLIGFFGKFYLFSSAVEAGFVSLAVIGIINSIISLYYYLRIIIAMYFRTSEDSFEVSVPAYAKYGAAVAAVAVIWGGIGGMTLVVFPGAESLMEAARLGIQSLM
- the nuoK gene encoding NADH-quinone oxidoreductase subunit NuoK, which encodes MFIGVQAYLALSIILFLLGVLGVMARRNVFTVFMSVELMLNAGNLAFVSYSRFWEGMEGHILAVMVMAVAAAEAALALAVVVLIFRNRGSLDTDFFRILRG